A window of Pusillimonas sp. T7-7 contains these coding sequences:
- a CDS encoding intermembrane transport protein PqiB — MTDPNKPQEPSKPAGETATSSEAAVQPYTPEVKSRSQSRISWIWLLPLLAALVGGSLLVRGWLHMGPTINISFESADGLEVGQTKVRYKDVVIGLVSGIKVAPDRSKVIVSAELNREGSEYITQSDSRFWVVRPRLGISGVSGLGTLLSGAYISVDAAETTNGDEPVYDFVGMEKPPEVVSGRPGSRFTLFAPNLGSLEIGSPVYYRRIEVGHVIGYDLDPNGDQVNIQVFIDAPNDKFVTKDTRFWNVSGFNLTLSAEGFNVETGSLVSMLAGGVAFALPEHSLVEESEPAKPDTRFELASTFAQAMADPDGPAFPIELHFYQSVRGLKVGAPVDFRGLELGEVYDIDLEFDSDSKRFFALVRIRLYPLRFGEVYERLAKLNPGTTGYPGAALLGPMVQHGLRGQIRASNLLTGQQYVALDFFPDADPVEFDAEKRPAIIPTIAGSFDRLQQQISSIVGKLDAVPFDKIGTELQGSLESARKLLDRLESQVAPEASGVLKSARDSLNQLNAILADNSPMNNNIERTMRELSNAAKSLRALADYLQTHPTALIRGREESFPVTP; from the coding sequence ATGACAGATCCGAACAAGCCTCAAGAGCCTAGCAAGCCGGCTGGAGAGACCGCTACAAGCAGCGAAGCTGCCGTCCAGCCTTACACGCCTGAGGTCAAATCGCGCAGCCAAAGCCGGATATCCTGGATCTGGCTGCTGCCGCTGCTGGCCGCCTTGGTGGGGGGCTCTTTATTGGTGCGTGGCTGGCTGCACATGGGACCCACCATCAACATCAGTTTCGAATCGGCTGATGGCCTGGAAGTCGGGCAGACCAAGGTGCGCTATAAAGATGTTGTGATTGGCTTGGTGTCTGGCATCAAGGTAGCGCCGGACCGCTCCAAGGTTATTGTGAGTGCCGAGCTTAATCGTGAGGGTTCCGAATACATCACCCAGTCCGACAGCCGTTTCTGGGTGGTAAGGCCGCGTCTGGGCATCAGCGGGGTGTCGGGGCTGGGCACTTTGCTTTCTGGTGCTTATATCAGCGTGGATGCCGCTGAAACCACCAATGGCGATGAACCCGTCTATGATTTTGTAGGCATGGAAAAGCCCCCCGAGGTGGTCAGCGGCCGGCCCGGCAGTCGTTTTACCTTGTTCGCCCCTAATCTTGGTTCACTGGAAATCGGTTCCCCCGTGTATTACCGCCGCATCGAAGTCGGGCATGTCATAGGCTACGATCTGGATCCCAACGGCGACCAAGTCAATATACAGGTGTTCATCGACGCGCCCAACGACAAATTCGTCACCAAGGATACCCGGTTCTGGAACGTCAGCGGCTTCAATTTGACCTTGAGTGCAGAAGGTTTCAATGTCGAGACGGGGTCTCTGGTTTCGATGTTGGCAGGCGGTGTGGCGTTTGCTCTGCCTGAGCACTCGCTTGTAGAAGAGAGCGAGCCTGCCAAGCCAGACACCCGCTTTGAGCTGGCATCGACTTTTGCCCAGGCCATGGCCGATCCTGATGGACCGGCGTTTCCTATCGAACTGCACTTTTATCAATCCGTCAGGGGCTTGAAAGTGGGTGCTCCGGTGGATTTCCGGGGGCTTGAGCTGGGTGAAGTGTACGATATCGACTTGGAGTTCGATTCAGACAGCAAACGTTTTTTTGCGCTGGTCAGGATCAGGCTGTACCCCTTGCGTTTTGGCGAGGTCTACGAACGCTTGGCCAAACTCAACCCGGGAACGACGGGTTACCCAGGGGCGGCGCTGCTGGGGCCCATGGTTCAGCACGGATTGCGTGGCCAGATACGAGCCTCCAACCTACTGACAGGGCAGCAGTATGTAGCGCTTGATTTCTTTCCGGATGCCGATCCGGTTGAGTTTGATGCCGAGAAAAGACCAGCCATCATTCCCACGATTGCGGGCAGCTTCGACCGTCTGCAGCAGCAGATCAGCAGCATAGTCGGCAAACTTGATGCCGTACCATTCGACAAGATCGGCACAGAGCTGCAAGGCAGCCTCGAGAGCGCAAGAAAGCTGCTTGATCGCCTGGAAAGCCAAGTGGCGCCAGAGGCCAGCGGCGTGCTGAAATCGGCGCGTGACTCCTTGAATCAGCTAAACGCGATACTGGCCGATAATTCACCCATGAACAACAATATTGAACGCACCATGCGAGAGCTCAGCAATGCAGCCAAGTCCTTGCGGGCTTTGGCCGATTATTTGCAAACGCATCCAACAGCGCTCATACGGGGCCGGGAAGAAAGCTTTCCGGTTACTCCTTAG
- a CDS encoding membrane integrity-associated transporter subunit PqiC has translation MNDRLKVLACGLAGVLLAGCAATKPSHYYTLMATAPQQPATGQAAESSASASRYAISVDTVELPEQVDRPQIVITDPKSTQVMPLGDSLWASPLSYQLQNALSYELSSQLGVLDVSATGIPGSLPVWRVLMQVQRFESLYNERVLLDATWRLTPINQGKKASIICRGAAQVQVQQGVSAMVAGHQQALHQLAELIARQIETGKISGADTQVNLKGCTSS, from the coding sequence ATGAATGATCGTCTGAAAGTTCTGGCTTGCGGCCTTGCCGGCGTATTGCTTGCCGGTTGCGCCGCCACCAAGCCCAGTCATTACTACACACTGATGGCCACGGCCCCGCAACAGCCTGCGACAGGCCAGGCAGCCGAATCGTCTGCATCAGCATCCAGGTATGCCATCAGTGTCGATACGGTTGAGCTGCCCGAGCAGGTCGACCGGCCGCAAATCGTGATTACCGATCCGAAGTCCACGCAAGTCATGCCATTGGGCGACTCTCTTTGGGCGTCGCCTTTGTCGTATCAGCTTCAAAATGCTTTGTCCTACGAACTGTCGAGCCAGTTGGGCGTTCTGGACGTTTCGGCCACGGGCATTCCGGGTTCGTTACCCGTCTGGCGAGTACTGATGCAGGTACAGCGGTTTGAGTCCCTGTACAACGAACGCGTGTTGCTGGATGCTACCTGGCGGCTCACACCGATAAACCAGGGCAAGAAGGCATCCATCATTTGCCGTGGCGCGGCCCAAGTTCAGGTGCAGCAGGGGGTGTCCGCCATGGTGGCGGGGCATCAACAAGCCTTGCATCAGCTTGCCGAGCTCATTGCACGTCAGATAGAAACCGGAAAAATTTCTGGGGCCGATACGCAGGTAAACCTAAAAGGTTGCACTTCTTCGTAG